A section of the Citrus sinensis cultivar Valencia sweet orange chromosome 8, DVS_A1.0, whole genome shotgun sequence genome encodes:
- the LOC102628172 gene encoding endochitinase-like, which produces MRLIGSLLIFSLVLSFVLGGSAGNCGSGVVCPGGECCSRFGWCGLTTDYCCEGCQSNCNQVVCGECDPDDGTAGDGGELGKIISRKMFEDLLEYRNDKRCPARCFYTYDAFIEAAKAFPAFGNSGNETMRKREIAAFFAQTGHETTGGWPDAPGGEYAWGYCFNREVGAASSDYCDPNYPCRGKYYGRGPIQLSWNYNYLRCGEGLGLGEELLNNPDLLATDPVLSFKSAIWFWMTAQPPKPSCHEVIIDEWKPSANDVNAGRLPGYGLTTNIINGGIECGYVGNDAVRNRIGFFTTFCGKFGIQPGDNLDCSNQRPYGLNLMAQSM; this is translated from the exons GGGTCCTTACTAATTTTCTCTCTGGTTTTATCTTTTGTACTAGGAGGCTCAGCAGGGAACTGTGGAAGCGGCGTTGTGTGCCCAGGAGGGGAGTGTTGTAGTCGATTTGGTTGGTGTGGCCTAACAACAGACTACTGTTGTGAAGGCTGCCAAAGTAACTGTAATCAGGTTGTTTGCGGTGAATGTGATCCCGACGACGGGACGGCTGGTGATGGCGGTGAACTGGGCAAGATCATCTCAAGGAAGATGTTTGAAGACTTGCTTGAGTATAGAAATGATAAACGATGCCCTGCCAGATGCTTCTACACTTATGATGCTTTTATAGAGGCAGCCAAAGCTTTTCCAGCCTTTGGTAATTCTGGAAATGAAACCATGCGTAAAAGAGAAATTGCTGCCTTTTTTGCCCAAACTGGCCATGAAACTACTG GGGGATGGCCCGATGCACCTGGTGGCGAATATGCTTGGGGATATTGCTTTAATAGGGAAGTTGGCGCTGCGTCGTCCGACTACTGTGATCCTAACTATCCATGTCGAGGGAAGTACTATGGCCGAGGTCCAATTCAACTCTCTTG GAATTACAATTACTTACGGTGCGGAGAAGGCCTAGGGCTAGGAGAGGAGTTGTTGAACAATCCAGACCTTCTTGCTACTGATCCAGTACTATCATTCAAGTCAGCAATCTGGTTCTGGATGACTGCACAGCCACCAAAGCCATCGTGCCACGAAGTCATTATCGACGAATGGAAACCATCAGCAAATGACGTAAACGCCGGCCGGCTTCCGGGATACGGTCTAACCACAAATATAATCAACGGTGGAATTGAATGTGGCTACGTTGGGAATGACGCTGTACGTAACCGTATTGGGTTCTTTACCACTTTCTGTGGCAAGTTTGGGATTCAGCCTGGTGACAATCTTGATTGCTCCAACCAACGGCCTTATGGCCTTAATCTGATGGCACAATCTATGTGA